Proteins encoded by one window of Sediminicoccus rosea:
- a CDS encoding LysR family transcriptional regulator, with the protein MDRLQTLGVFVAVAEAGSFTRAAARLQLSPPVVTRAVAALEERLGVRLLNRTTRSVVPTDAGLRLLESARVLLQQVDAAEREAVGETAAPSGKLTVSASVTFGRRAVAPIVMEFLRDHPRVSASLILVDRTVSLVEEGVDVAVRIGELPDSSLIARQIGRVQRLLVASPAYLARRGVPKDPADLRAHDVIAFTGLMPNREWRFVRDGRSAAVRFAPRIEVNDEAAAIAAAEAGDGITVSLCYMVAEALNSGRLVPVLHEVTPPPLPVQLVYPQARLVTPKVRAFVDLAARRLRERLSVDLAIHNGAVGEGDKVAEAGAND; encoded by the coding sequence ATGGATCGCCTACAGACGCTGGGAGTCTTCGTCGCCGTCGCAGAGGCCGGAAGCTTTACTCGCGCCGCGGCCAGGCTCCAGCTGTCGCCGCCCGTCGTCACGCGCGCGGTGGCCGCTTTGGAGGAGCGGCTCGGCGTACGGCTGTTGAACAGAACGACGCGCAGCGTCGTGCCGACTGATGCCGGCCTGCGACTGCTGGAGAGCGCGCGCGTGTTGCTGCAACAGGTCGACGCCGCCGAGAGGGAAGCCGTTGGTGAGACGGCTGCCCCCAGCGGCAAGCTGACGGTCAGTGCATCCGTCACGTTTGGGCGGCGCGCAGTTGCCCCCATCGTCATGGAATTCCTGCGGGACCATCCCCGCGTCTCGGCATCGCTCATCCTCGTCGACCGAACCGTCAGCCTGGTCGAGGAAGGCGTGGACGTCGCCGTGCGGATTGGCGAGCTGCCGGATTCAAGCTTGATCGCAAGGCAGATCGGCCGTGTGCAGCGGCTGCTCGTGGCGAGCCCTGCCTACCTTGCGCGACGCGGTGTGCCGAAGGATCCCGCGGACCTACGTGCGCATGACGTGATCGCCTTCACGGGGCTCATGCCGAACCGTGAGTGGCGCTTCGTGCGCGACGGCCGCAGCGCGGCTGTGCGGTTCGCGCCGCGCATAGAAGTGAATGACGAGGCAGCCGCCATCGCGGCGGCCGAGGCGGGAGACGGGATCACTGTTTCCCTCTGCTACATGGTGGCCGAGGCGCTCAACAGCGGCCGGCTCGTTCCGGTGCTCCACGAGGTAACGCCGCCACCACTGCCGGTGCAGTTGGTCTATCCGCAGGCTCGCCTTGTTACGCCAAAAGTCCGCGCTTTCGTGGACCTCGCCGCACGGCGACTGCGGGAGCGCCTCTCAGTCGACCTCGCCATCCATAACGGCGCCGTCGGCGAGGGCGACAAAGTGGCTGAAGCCGGGGCGAATGACTGA
- a CDS encoding flavin monoamine oxidase family protein: MSLPVPIPPVLVVGAGLSGLAAAATLSAAGIAVRVVEARPRIGGRVLTERRGTGGLDLGAAWVWPDHQPLLARRLRELGLATLPQFEEGAFLLEERSAVRRLGYPRRYDDARRLAGGMAALAEALAARLPDGALRLGSPVVGVTLDPTPTLLLADGQRLAGLAVILTLPPRLTARLTFAPALPDDLRRTLLAHPTWMAPHAKAIAVYDRAFWREAGLAGTAMSRRGPLAETVDLGAGGLHALAGFIGWPAARRATDATGLGAALREQLVRLFGPAAAMPRELLIEDWSASPFTAAPEDLAGPAGHPAPGDPRLAQAWHDGRIAFAGAETSAASPGLVEGALAAGERAAKVIARFLASS; this comes from the coding sequence ATGAGCCTGCCCGTTCCGATCCCGCCCGTCCTCGTCGTTGGCGCAGGCCTCTCCGGCCTCGCCGCCGCGGCCACGCTGAGCGCGGCGGGGATCGCCGTGCGGGTGGTGGAGGCACGCCCGCGCATCGGTGGGCGGGTGCTGACCGAACGGCGCGGGACGGGCGGGCTCGACCTCGGCGCCGCCTGGGTCTGGCCGGACCATCAACCGCTGCTGGCGCGCCGCCTGCGGGAGCTCGGCCTCGCCACGCTGCCGCAATTCGAGGAAGGCGCCTTCCTGCTGGAGGAACGGTCCGCTGTCCGCCGCCTGGGCTACCCGCGCCGCTACGACGATGCGCGCCGCCTCGCGGGCGGCATGGCTGCGCTGGCCGAGGCGCTCGCGGCCCGCCTGCCCGATGGCGCCCTCCGGCTCGGCAGCCCGGTGGTGGGCGTCACGCTCGACCCGACGCCGACCCTGCTGCTTGCCGACGGGCAACGCCTTGCCGGCCTGGCCGTCATCCTGACGCTGCCGCCGCGCCTGACCGCGCGCCTGACCTTCGCCCCCGCCTTGCCCGACGACCTGCGGCGGACCCTGCTTGCGCATCCGACCTGGATGGCGCCGCACGCCAAGGCGATCGCGGTCTATGACCGTGCGTTCTGGCGCGAGGCGGGCCTCGCCGGCACCGCGATGAGCCGGCGTGGTCCGCTGGCGGAAACCGTGGATCTCGGCGCCGGCGGGCTGCACGCGCTCGCGGGCTTCATCGGCTGGCCGGCGGCGCGGCGTGCCACGGACGCCACCGGGCTTGGGGCGGCGCTGCGCGAGCAACTCGTCCGCCTGTTCGGCCCGGCCGCGGCCATGCCGCGCGAGCTGCTCATCGAGGATTGGAGTGCCTCGCCCTTCACAGCCGCCCCCGAGGACCTGGCGGGTCCCGCGGGCCATCCCGCGCCCGGGGATCCGCGGCTCGCCCAGGCGTGGCATGATGGGCGGATCGCCTTCGCCGGCGCCGAGACCTCCGCCGCCAGCCCAGGCCTGGTGGAGGGCGCCCTCGCCGCCGGGGAGCGCGCGGCCAAGGTGATCGCGCGGTTCCTGGCATCGTCCTGA
- a CDS encoding carboxymuconolactone decarboxylase family protein, whose translation MSRISIPASVAAAPEAAQPLLNAVQKQLGVVPNLFRLVANSPAALEGYLGLNGALAKGILDHSTRERIALAVAQVNGCGYCLSAHSYIGKNMAKLSDAEIAANRAGGSTDPRADAAVRFAVKVVEQRGHVADSDLAAVRMAGYSDAQIVEIVLHVALNTLTNYINEVGGTEIDFPVVQVHAA comes from the coding sequence ATGTCCCGCATTTCCATCCCCGCCAGCGTCGCCGCCGCCCCCGAGGCCGCGCAGCCGCTGCTCAATGCCGTGCAGAAGCAGCTCGGCGTGGTGCCCAACCTGTTCCGCCTGGTCGCGAACTCGCCCGCCGCGCTGGAGGGTTATCTCGGCCTGAATGGCGCGCTGGCGAAGGGCATCCTGGACCACAGCACGCGCGAGCGCATCGCGCTGGCCGTCGCGCAGGTCAATGGATGCGGCTACTGCCTCTCGGCGCACAGCTACATCGGCAAGAACATGGCGAAGCTGAGCGATGCCGAGATCGCCGCGAACCGCGCCGGCGGCTCCACCGATCCGCGCGCCGATGCCGCGGTGCGCTTCGCGGTGAAGGTCGTGGAGCAGCGCGGCCATGTCGCCGACAGCGATCTCGCGGCGGTGCGGATGGCCGGCTACTCCGACGCGCAGATCGTCGAGATCGTCCTGCATGTCGCGCTGAACACCCTGACCAACTACATCAACGAGGTGGGCGGCACGGAGATCGACTTCCCCGTGGTCCAGGTGCACGCCGCCTGA
- a CDS encoding bifunctional alpha/beta hydrolase/OsmC family protein, with protein sequence MPTTERFDFDNPRGQRLSGRLERLAGPARAVVLLVHCFTCGKDSTAAIRLARALAADGLAVLRFDMTGIGGSEGEFVETSFTSNLDDIAAAAAALSQRVAPVALLVGHSFGGAAVLAVAARLLEIRAVVTIGAPFDIARITRHFESALPAIQATGRAEVVLGGRRLAIGHDFVVDLARHRQAERIAALGRPLAVLHAPTDAVVEADEAERILAAARHPKTLVALDGADHFLSGPGDAARAARLILAWAEPYLPVPARPAPVEGVLVRETGAGAFRNEVRSGTHRFLADEPERLGGGGTGPGPYDLLLASLGACTSMTLRMYADRKGWPLEGVEVELDHAKARVTGGTGTADHIGIGVRLIGPLDAAQRARLLEIADQCPVHRTLEGDVRMRTHALPV encoded by the coding sequence ATGCCAACCACCGAGCGCTTCGACTTCGACAACCCGCGCGGGCAGCGCCTGTCCGGCCGCCTTGAGCGGTTGGCCGGCCCGGCCCGCGCGGTCGTGCTGCTCGTGCACTGCTTCACCTGCGGGAAGGATTCCACTGCGGCCATCAGGCTGGCACGCGCATTGGCGGCGGACGGGCTGGCCGTGCTGCGCTTCGACATGACCGGCATCGGCGGCAGCGAGGGCGAGTTCGTGGAGACAAGCTTTACCTCCAACCTCGACGACATCGCCGCCGCCGCGGCAGCGCTGTCGCAACGCGTTGCGCCGGTCGCGCTGCTGGTCGGCCACAGCTTCGGCGGCGCCGCCGTGCTGGCCGTGGCGGCGCGCCTGTTGGAGATCCGTGCGGTGGTCACCATTGGCGCGCCCTTCGACATCGCGCGCATCACGCGGCATTTTGAAAGCGCCCTGCCGGCTATCCAGGCTACGGGCCGCGCCGAGGTCGTGCTGGGCGGCCGCCGCTTAGCCATCGGACACGACTTCGTCGTGGACCTCGCACGGCACCGCCAGGCTGAGCGCATCGCCGCGCTCGGACGGCCGCTTGCCGTGCTGCACGCGCCCACCGACGCCGTCGTAGAGGCCGACGAGGCGGAGCGCATCCTGGCTGCGGCCCGGCATCCGAAGACGCTCGTCGCGCTCGACGGCGCCGATCACTTCCTCTCCGGTCCCGGCGATGCGGCGCGGGCGGCGCGGCTTATCCTTGCCTGGGCGGAGCCCTACCTGCCGGTGCCCGCACGCCCTGCGCCGGTCGAGGGCGTGCTCGTGCGCGAGACCGGCGCGGGCGCTTTCCGCAACGAGGTCCGAAGCGGCACACACCGCTTCCTGGCTGACGAGCCGGAGCGGCTCGGCGGCGGTGGCACCGGGCCTGGCCCCTACGACCTACTGCTCGCTTCGCTCGGCGCCTGCACCTCGATGACGCTGCGCATGTACGCCGACCGCAAGGGGTGGCCGCTGGAGGGGGTCGAGGTCGAGCTCGATCACGCCAAGGCACGGGTCACGGGCGGCACTGGGACGGCGGACCACATCGGCATCGGCGTTCGGCTCATCGGACCGCTCGACGCGGCGCAGCGCGCGCGGCTGCTCGAGATCGCCGACCAATGCCCGGTGCACCGCACGCTCGAAGGCGATGTGCGGATGCGAACCCATGCGCTGCCGGTCTGA
- a CDS encoding site-specific DNA-methyltransferase, which yields MAAEGRTPPAPRTSYAYSPRLDPALRADPSGRADALPPLLEKATREKLTPEEAALLAEALRRHEPWLEWAGKRETPGFAVDPVALHIHERVSTQAILRAAARQDVTRDLFADPTLSYAQAVKFYQHDVDWANRLILGDSLQVMASLGQRENLAGKVQMIYLDPPYGIRFGSNFQPETGKRTVSDRESDLTREPEMVRAYRDTWRLGVHSYLAYLRDRLVVARSLLADTGSIFVQIGDENVHRVRALLDEIFGSENFISLITVKKTGGQTSETLSAVSDYIIFYCKDRRNFFFKPPLLELKAGQGATTGERYDQVQLPDGQERRATESDLDATDVRFFQLTSTSSNRPAREHERIEIPFEGRAFPPPDGRTWSTTPTGMERLIRAGRITGGGKTLRFRRYLQDFAATTIGNFWSDVAGATDKSYVVETNPRVIERCMLMTTRPGDIVLDATCGSGTTAFVAEQWGRRWITIDTSRVAVAIARQRLLTAKFDHYRLKDEAKGLAEGFVCKTVPHIMLRSIAQNAALDPIFTKHDPILDARLNDLNTALATVGSNQRSHLAGKLITKQKAEGKRAITEADRRRWDLPKAPDGFQHWTAPFDTDPDHPENLAQAITAYRAAWRAKQEEVDKAIADAAEPEDLLDQPQVVRGITRVSGPFTVEAVQPAETSLDEAAHESPIDGAPESLDETFAGDAAGRAAAEPQNAEAYLDQMLRLLKMDGVRFLDNRVMKFSRLEPLGARSQAIHAEGRWALEGETDADPEGRATVAIAFGPQYGPVTAKQVEQLIRATSRRGYDELVIAGFAFDGAAQAAIEEAEHPELRVHMANIRPDVNPGMAGLLKDAPAAQLFTVFGKPRSTLESIGKDEWRVVMEGVDIYDPVSNTVTPSRADKVAAWFVDSDYDGRSFCITQAFFPDKDAWSKLSAALKGVVDEEAFAALSGTVSLPFPKGQHACVAVKVIDPRGNEVMRLHRLEG from the coding sequence ATGGCCGCCGAGGGGCGCACGCCGCCGGCGCCGCGGACCAGCTATGCCTATTCTCCCCGCCTCGATCCGGCGCTGCGGGCCGACCCCTCCGGCCGGGCGGACGCACTGCCGCCGCTGCTGGAGAAGGCGACGCGGGAGAAGCTGACCCCCGAGGAGGCCGCCCTGCTGGCCGAAGCACTTCGGCGGCATGAGCCCTGGCTGGAATGGGCAGGTAAGCGGGAGACACCTGGCTTCGCAGTGGACCCGGTGGCGCTGCACATCCATGAGCGCGTGAGCACCCAGGCCATCCTACGAGCGGCGGCCCGGCAGGATGTGACGCGCGACCTATTCGCCGACCCAACACTGTCCTATGCGCAGGCGGTCAAGTTCTATCAGCACGACGTGGACTGGGCGAACCGGTTGATCCTGGGCGACAGCCTGCAGGTGATGGCCAGCTTAGGGCAGCGCGAAAATCTCGCCGGCAAGGTCCAGATGATCTACCTGGACCCGCCCTACGGCATTCGCTTTGGCAGCAATTTCCAGCCGGAAACAGGCAAACGGACAGTTTCGGACCGTGAGTCCGACTTGACCCGCGAGCCCGAGATGGTGCGCGCCTATCGCGACACTTGGCGCCTTGGGGTGCACTCCTACCTCGCGTACCTGCGCGATCGGCTTGTCGTGGCACGATCCCTACTGGCTGATACCGGGAGTATCTTTGTCCAAATCGGCGATGAAAATGTGCATAGAGTACGGGCGTTGCTCGACGAGATTTTTGGGTCTGAGAACTTTATCAGCCTAATAACAGTTAAGAAAACCGGAGGCCAAACCTCTGAAACACTTTCGGCAGTATCGGATTACATAATATTTTACTGCAAGGACAGGCGCAATTTCTTCTTCAAGCCCCCACTGCTGGAGTTGAAAGCCGGTCAGGGGGCAACCACGGGCGAACGATACGACCAAGTGCAGCTGCCAGATGGACAAGAACGCCGAGCAACAGAAAGCGACCTCGACGCCACTGATGTTCGGTTTTTCCAGCTTACATCCACGTCGTCTAACCGTCCCGCACGTGAGCACGAGCGGATTGAAATACCGTTTGAGGGGCGCGCATTTCCGCCTCCTGATGGACGGACGTGGTCAACGACCCCAACGGGCATGGAAAGGCTCATTCGTGCTGGCCGAATAACCGGTGGGGGCAAGACCCTGAGGTTTCGCCGATACCTTCAAGATTTTGCCGCAACGACTATCGGGAACTTCTGGTCTGATGTGGCAGGCGCAACCGATAAAAGTTATGTAGTAGAAACTAATCCACGAGTGATTGAGCGATGCATGCTCATGACGACTAGGCCCGGCGACATTGTTCTTGATGCAACTTGCGGTTCAGGAACTACGGCCTTCGTTGCTGAACAGTGGGGCCGCCGCTGGATCACGATCGACACTTCGCGCGTTGCGGTGGCAATCGCACGTCAGCGCCTTCTGACGGCCAAGTTCGATCACTACCGGCTCAAGGACGAAGCCAAGGGGTTGGCCGAAGGTTTCGTCTGCAAGACAGTGCCGCACATCATGCTGCGATCCATCGCGCAGAACGCCGCCCTCGACCCGATCTTCACCAAGCACGACCCCATCCTCGACGCGCGCCTCAACGACCTGAACACGGCCCTCGCCACCGTTGGCAGCAACCAGCGCAGCCACCTGGCAGGTAAGCTGATCACTAAACAGAAGGCGGAGGGCAAACGCGCCATCACCGAGGCCGACCGCCGCCGCTGGGACCTGCCGAAGGCCCCGGATGGCTTCCAGCACTGGACCGCTCCCTTCGACACCGACCCGGATCATCCGGAAAACCTGGCCCAGGCGATCACCGCCTACCGCGCGGCGTGGCGCGCAAAGCAGGAGGAGGTGGACAAGGCTATCGCCGACGCGGCCGAACCGGAGGATCTGCTGGATCAGCCGCAGGTGGTCCGAGGCATCACGCGCGTCTCAGGCCCCTTCACGGTGGAAGCCGTGCAACCCGCGGAAACCAGCCTCGACGAAGCGGCGCACGAAAGCCCGATCGACGGCGCGCCGGAAAGCCTCGACGAGACTTTCGCCGGCGATGCCGCGGGCCGTGCCGCCGCGGAGCCGCAGAACGCCGAAGCCTATCTCGACCAGATGTTGCGCCTGCTGAAAATGGACGGGGTGCGCTTTCTCGACAATCGCGTGATGAAGTTCTCCCGCCTCGAGCCACTCGGCGCTCGCTCCCAGGCCATTCACGCCGAAGGGCGCTGGGCACTGGAAGGCGAGACGGACGCGGACCCTGAGGGACGCGCCACGGTCGCCATCGCCTTCGGGCCGCAATACGGACCGGTCACCGCCAAGCAGGTGGAGCAACTGATCCGCGCCACGTCGCGCCGCGGCTATGACGAGCTGGTCATTGCCGGCTTCGCTTTCGATGGCGCCGCGCAGGCGGCGATCGAGGAGGCCGAGCACCCCGAGCTTCGTGTCCACATGGCCAATATCCGGCCCGACGTGAATCCGGGCATGGCCGGCCTGCTGAAGGATGCCCCGGCCGCGCAGCTCTTCACCGTCTTCGGCAAGCCGCGTTCGACCCTGGAATCGATCGGCAAGGATGAATGGCGCGTGGTGATGGAGGGCGTGGACATCTACGACCCCGTCTCCAACACGGTCACGCCCAGCCGCGCCGACAAGGTGGCCGCCTGGTTCGTGGACAGCGACTACGACGGCCGCAGCTTCTGCATCACCCAGGCCTTCTTCCCGGACAAGGACGCATGGTCGAAGCTGAGCGCCGCGCTGAAGGGCGTGGTGGATGAGGAAGCCTTCGCCGCCCTCTCCGGCACCGTCAGCCTGCCCTTCCCGAAGGGGCAGCACGCCTGCGTCGCGGTGAAGGTGATCGACCCGCGCGGCAATGAGGTGATGCGCCTGCATCGGCTGGAGGGCTGA
- a CDS encoding cupin domain-containing protein, translated as MRLHAEFARRAAVHAAPDAWVASPMPGVERLMLDRIGGEVARATSLVRYAPGSAFAGHTHACGEEYLVLEGVFQDESGDHPVGTYVRNPPGSAHVPASAPGCTIFVKLWQFDPEDLAPLRIETGALPRVDDPLRPGVRLAPLLTRRDEAVRIEEWAPGTRAPLPAPRGLELLVLAGSLTEGGATFGLHDWLRLPPGHSGIAEAGPAGATLWVKAGHLAAIRLPPGA; from the coding sequence ATGCGACTGCACGCCGAGTTCGCCCGTCGCGCCGCCGTCCATGCCGCGCCCGATGCCTGGGTTGCCTCACCGATGCCCGGCGTGGAGCGCCTGATGCTCGACCGCATCGGCGGCGAGGTGGCGCGCGCCACCTCGCTGGTCCGCTACGCGCCTGGCAGCGCCTTCGCAGGCCACACCCATGCATGCGGGGAGGAGTATCTCGTGCTGGAAGGTGTGTTCCAGGACGAGTCCGGCGACCATCCGGTCGGCACCTATGTGCGCAATCCACCGGGCAGCGCGCATGTCCCGGCCTCCGCGCCGGGCTGCACCATCTTCGTCAAGCTTTGGCAATTCGACCCGGAGGACCTGGCGCCGCTACGGATCGAAACCGGCGCGCTCCCGCGCGTCGATGACCCGCTGCGGCCAGGCGTGCGGCTTGCGCCGCTCCTGACGCGACGCGACGAGGCCGTGCGCATCGAGGAGTGGGCGCCCGGAACGCGCGCACCGCTTCCCGCGCCGCGTGGGCTCGAACTGCTCGTGCTGGCAGGCTCGCTCACCGAGGGCGGGGCGACCTTCGGCCTGCACGACTGGCTGCGCCTGCCGCCCGGCCATAGCGGCATCGCCGAGGCGGGGCCCGCGGGCGCGACGCTCTGGGTCAAGGCCGGACACCTGGCCGCCATCCGCCTGCCGCCCGGCGCATGA
- a CDS encoding glutathione S-transferase family protein has product MLDIHTAPTPNGIKIPIAAEELGIPYRVIRLHLAQGDQRRPEYLAINPNGRIPAVVDHDVPDGPVPVFESGAILLHLAETRGGLIGPGIAGRAATMGWLFLQVGGLGPNFGNAGHFLSGAPEANPHAIMRFQGEARRHLQVLDTRLASQEWLDGHGYSVADIAHFCWVRSASYAGLTLDGMPRLAEWTARIAARPAVRRGLAAIG; this is encoded by the coding sequence ATGCTGGACATCCATACCGCGCCGACGCCCAACGGCATCAAGATCCCGATCGCGGCAGAGGAGCTCGGCATCCCCTACCGCGTCATCCGCCTGCATCTGGCGCAGGGGGACCAGCGGCGCCCGGAGTATCTCGCCATCAATCCGAACGGGCGCATCCCCGCGGTCGTGGACCACGACGTGCCGGATGGTCCCGTGCCGGTCTTCGAGTCCGGCGCGATCCTGCTGCACCTGGCCGAGACGCGCGGCGGGCTGATCGGGCCGGGCATCGCGGGACGGGCGGCCACCATGGGCTGGCTGTTCCTCCAGGTGGGCGGGCTCGGCCCCAACTTCGGCAATGCCGGGCACTTCCTGAGCGGCGCGCCGGAGGCCAATCCCCATGCCATCATGCGCTTCCAGGGCGAGGCGCGGCGCCATCTCCAGGTCCTGGACACACGGCTCGCATCGCAGGAGTGGCTCGACGGCCACGGCTATTCGGTGGCCGATATCGCGCATTTCTGCTGGGTCCGCTCGGCCAGCTACGCCGGGCTGACGCTGGATGGCATGCCGCGCCTGGCCGAGTGGACGGCCCGCATCGCGGCGAGGCCGGCGGTGCGGCGCGGCTTGGCCGCGATCGGCTGA